One Gossypium hirsutum isolate 1008001.06 chromosome A08, Gossypium_hirsutum_v2.1, whole genome shotgun sequence genomic window, CGGTGGCGCTTCGCTCCTCCCTTGCCAAGTCCCTTACCTCCCTTTCCCCTTCCCGACATCTTCGATATCGAATGAAAATTAAGAAACTTGAATGATTTGGATAACGAAATTGGAAAACTTGAGGACCGGTACGAAATTGCGAGTTATTTTATAGTGGGAACTGGGCAGCTTTTTGTTGAGATAGTGATCCGTGGGTTGAGCTTGAAGATAAACTACGGCCGTTGATTACTTATAATGAAGGGTTCAAATGAAAAGAAGTATTGGCGCGGATCGGTGACCTGGATTATTACCAGTTACTTAAAGCGCTTTTCCTCTTCCTGTTTGGGTTAGATCCAAGTAGCATCCCAAAACTATCATTcagattctaaattagtccccaTAATTTCAAAACTGTTTTCAATTGAATCCTAAAAGCGTGAATATTGCCTCAACCACATCTTTTTCGTTAGTATAGCCATCACTTTTAAGTGTTGAACGCCggttttaatttaacataaagaGTATTTTTAGAACACATAAATCAAATTACAAACATATATGTAGTTATCACATTATTTTCATTCCAgttaatggctaaattaataaaatgcaatacttttacaataaaattgatttttttttcaatttagagattaaattaaagaTTCCATTCTATTTATCATAATTTATCAAAATCTATTATGATAGTTAAATTAAAGCTTCGTTTTTCACCAAGTTTCCTTTAATGGCATCAGCTTCAAATTCATACTTGTCCAATGTTATTTCTCATCATGTTCACCATCACGGATTCATACAACAAAAGCATCCTTTACCTCTTCGTCACATCCAAATCAAGTTAACCATAGATATCAATCTCCTACGTACAACAAACTCTTTGTTTTGGTCTCAACATTTTGCAGAACCGCAACAACCTTCATGTACTTCTTGCTTCGACATTTAAAAGACTCAGAATCGACATGCCCTCTGCTACTTACAACACCGTCATTCAAACAATCATGGGATGCGGACTTGGAACTGCAAACAGGACATATGGTAGTGGATGATATCGTAAAATCATGTATTTACATTCAATGATGGTGGAATCCGAGATCAACCAAGAGAGAGTAGAGCTTTGGCGGAATCAAGCTCAGAGATTGAGAGGATTAACAATGGCATGGTCGCCAAGGTAGAGATGAAGAAGGCTGCATGATACGTTTGGAGGAGGTGGAGGTCGGTTTTGAAGCTTCTCGGATGCCATGTTCTCATATCCAAAAATACAAGAATATTGTAGAACTAAATAGTAAAGATAAACTATGAAAATAGAATGTAAGATATGGGTTGGAATGAATATCATTAAGatattaatattaaaacataaatttatatattttagggattaaaaaaatattggatAAATCAAATGGATAAGTGGTAACCAATTTTATGCTCCTTGTAGAATTGTAATTCCTAGTAAATATGGATTCCTTGctctttataaatatatattaatacaaGAATCGAAAATCTCAAAATCGATTGGGATAGTTAAGTTAAAGCTAGCTTTCTCTTCAAGTTTCTTCAATGGCTTCGGCCTCAATTTTGTACCCTTCCGATGTTATTTCCCACTATGTTCACCACCACGGGTTGATACAACAGAAACGTCCTTTACCTCCTCGTCACATCCAAATCAAATTAATCGTAGACATCAATCTCCTCCGCCATGATCCGATAATAGACAATTACACCAACTGTTTTTCTGTACAACAAACTCTCCGTTTTGGTCTCAACATCTTGCAAAACCGCAACAACCTTCATGAACTTCTTGCATCGGCATTTACAAGACTCAGAATCAACATGCCCTCTGCTTCTTACAACACCCTCGTTCAAGAAATCATGGGATGTGGACTTGGAATTGCAAACAGGACATTTGACAGTGGATGGTATTGTAAAGTCATGTATTTACATTCAACGATTCAAGCATTGTTGGTGGAATCTGAGATCAACCAAGAGACTTTGATGAGTAGAGCTTTGGCGGAATCGAGGTCAGAGTTTGAGAGGATTAACAATGGCATGGTTGCCGCTACCGAATCATCGATCAAGAAGATGATAGAAAAAGTTAAAGTAGAAGCTGGAGATGAAGAAAAGTGCATGATATGTTTGGAAGAAGTGGAGGTCGGATTTGAAGCTTCTCAGATGCCATGTTCTCATGTCTTTCACGATGATTGCATAAAAAAATGGCTGAAACAAAG contains:
- the LOC107953103 gene encoding E3 ubiquitin-protein ligase SDIR1 — protein: MASASILYPSDVISHYVHHHGLIQQKRPLPPRHIQIKLIVDINLLRHDPIIDNYTNCFSVQQTLRFGLNILQNRNNLHELLASAFTRLRINMPSASYNTLVQEIMGCGLGIANRTFDSGWYCKVMYLHSTIQALLVESEINQETLMSRALAESRSEFERINNGMVAATESSIKKMIEKVKVEAGDEEKCMICLEEVEVGFEASQMPCSHVFHDDCIKKWLKQSHYCPICRFEMPID